One Drosophila subobscura isolate 14011-0131.10 chromosome U, UCBerk_Dsub_1.0, whole genome shotgun sequence DNA window includes the following coding sequences:
- the LOC117900520 gene encoding uncharacterized protein LOC117900520 isoform X2, giving the protein MSKFYEDLPKTKNENFQKIAVEHSSNNLNEPLASLSPSPNESLHEISGSFMDNFSHQRSNNVHTVIEHKVTQGLMELKSITSSNASNKEAIISLIVPKVMAQLESPSAHAEELQTIKTDLKECKLHLGEVNADLADIFLDLHYIYKKLEVKSKKNLTLSKKHRERLWKGAHKAETLQERSKHFLSNDPRELSAMFEAPKEQPN; this is encoded by the exons ATGTCCAAATTTTATGAAGActtaccaaaaacaaaaaatgaaaattttcaaaaaattgcTGTTGAACATTCGTCAAACAACTTAAATGAACCGTTGGCCAGCCTCAGTCCAAGTCCAAACGAATCGCTGCATGAAATAAGCGGAAGTTTTATGGACAACTTTTCGCATCAAAGGTCAAATAATGTACACACGGTAATCGAGCATAAGGTGACACAGGGCTTAATGGAACTTAAATCAATCACGAGTTCAAATGCATCCAACAAAGAGGCCATCATTAGCTTAATCGTGCCAAAGGTTATGGCTCAGCTGGAGAGCCCGAGTGCACACGCCGAAGAGCTGCAGACAATCAAAACCGACCTCAAGGAGTGCAAACTTCATTTGGGCGAAGTTAATGCGGATTTGGCTGATATATTTCTGGATTTGcattatatatacaaaaagCTTGAAGTTAAGAGTAAGAAAAACTTGACGTTGAGCAAGAAACATCGTGAGAGATTGTGGAAAGGTGCCCACAAAGCGGAGACCTTACAGGAGCGTAGTAAACATTTTCTTTCCAATGATCCCCGAGAGTTGAGTGCCATGTTTGAGGCACCCAAAGAGCAGCCAAAC TAG
- the LOC117900520 gene encoding uncharacterized protein LOC117900520 isoform X1, translating into MSKFYEDLPKTKNENFQKIAVEHSSNNLNEPLASLSPSPNESLHEISGSFMDNFSHQRSNNVHTVIEHKVTQGLMELKSITSSNASNKEAIISLIVPKVMAQLESPSAHAEELQTIKTDLKECKLHLGEVNADLADIFLDLHYIYKKLEVKSKKNLTLSKKHRERLWKGAHKAETLQERSKHFLSNDPRELSAMFEAPKEQPNY; encoded by the exons ATGTCCAAATTTTATGAAGActtaccaaaaacaaaaaatgaaaattttcaaaaaattgcTGTTGAACATTCGTCAAACAACTTAAATGAACCGTTGGCCAGCCTCAGTCCAAGTCCAAACGAATCGCTGCATGAAATAAGCGGAAGTTTTATGGACAACTTTTCGCATCAAAGGTCAAATAATGTACACACGGTAATCGAGCATAAGGTGACACAGGGCTTAATGGAACTTAAATCAATCACGAGTTCAAATGCATCCAACAAAGAGGCCATCATTAGCTTAATCGTGCCAAAGGTTATGGCTCAGCTGGAGAGCCCGAGTGCACACGCCGAAGAGCTGCAGACAATCAAAACCGACCTCAAGGAGTGCAAACTTCATTTGGGCGAAGTTAATGCGGATTTGGCTGATATATTTCTGGATTTGcattatatatacaaaaagCTTGAAGTTAAGAGTAAGAAAAACTTGACGTTGAGCAAGAAACATCGTGAGAGATTGTGGAAAGGTGCCCACAAAGCGGAGACCTTACAGGAGCGTAGTAAACATTTTCTTTCCAATGATCCCCGAGAGTTGAGTGCCATGTTTGAGGCACCCAAAGAGCAGCCAAAC TACTGA